A single genomic interval of Chitinophaga sp. 180180018-3 harbors:
- a CDS encoding substrate import-associated zinc metallohydrolase lipoprotein — translation MKTQIFPTLLLLLGLVICGACKKEKVSLTTPPPGLGGDSTGTTPTDVFIHDSLTIPYNIAVYYKWTPGQLDFPYDMVPPIASKVTPSLKALLAVVFRPYNDQTGSTGFMRGYFPKTIKLAGSAEFQSNGSIILGQAEGGTEMLLYMLNYFTAAAKDSAILKQMGHTMHHEFGHILNQNILVPPTFKQITPHYTGNWYNVADQDARQNGFITAYAESDPKEDFVEMVATMLIGAQNGLSGFDDYEKIMAEQTGGPGSASYIALRAKEAAVVDYYARSWHIDFYALQARCRRALTAFYQ, via the coding sequence ATGAAAACACAAATATTTCCAACGCTACTGTTGTTACTGGGACTGGTGATATGCGGCGCCTGTAAAAAGGAAAAGGTCAGCCTGACCACTCCCCCGCCCGGTTTGGGGGGCGACTCTACCGGCACCACGCCCACAGATGTTTTTATCCACGACAGCCTGACCATACCCTATAACATAGCGGTATACTATAAGTGGACACCCGGACAGCTCGACTTTCCATACGACATGGTGCCTCCCATCGCCAGTAAAGTAACGCCTTCTCTGAAAGCCCTGCTGGCGGTAGTTTTCCGCCCATATAACGATCAGACCGGTAGTACCGGCTTCATGAGAGGCTACTTCCCTAAAACAATCAAACTGGCGGGCTCCGCTGAATTTCAGAGCAACGGCTCCATCATACTCGGGCAGGCAGAAGGCGGCACAGAAATGCTGCTTTACATGCTCAATTACTTCACGGCTGCCGCAAAGGATTCCGCTATACTGAAACAGATGGGCCATACCATGCACCACGAATTCGGCCACATACTCAATCAGAATATACTGGTGCCTCCCACCTTCAAGCAGATAACTCCGCACTACACCGGCAACTGGTACAATGTGGCTGATCAGGATGCCCGGCAGAACGGGTTTATCACCGCCTATGCGGAATCTGATCCTAAAGAAGATTTCGTGGAGATGGTAGCTACCATGCTGATAGGAGCGCAAAACGGCCTATCGGGTTTCGACGACTATGAAAAGATCATGGCCGAACAAACCGGCGGGCCTGGCTCTGCATCTTACATTGCCCTGCGCGCAAAAGAAGCGGCTGTTGTTGATTATTATGCCAGGTCATGGCATATTGACTTTTATGCCTTGCAGGCCAGATGCCGCCGGGCGCTGACAGCCTTTTATCAATAA
- a CDS encoding sigma-70 family RNA polymerase sigma factor: protein MHDNELWYSYKGGDVKALEGLYEQYYTPLTNYGCRFTADDSCIEESLQDLFLRLWQNREQIGRPAVVKQFLYHSFRRILLRKLEYGPARHEDELSGEHIPFNLALGYPHPTIRQERMDELHTRLDVLQTALTNRQREAVFLRYYEELSNEEVAEIMHMNRHSMHRFIYHALECLRGQLRDFTLLLILYALKR, encoded by the coding sequence ATGCATGATAATGAATTATGGTACTCCTATAAAGGAGGGGACGTGAAAGCTCTGGAAGGACTGTATGAGCAATATTATACCCCGCTCACCAATTACGGATGTAGGTTTACGGCAGATGATTCCTGTATAGAAGAGAGTTTGCAGGATCTTTTCCTGAGACTATGGCAGAACCGGGAACAGATAGGCCGGCCGGCGGTTGTAAAGCAGTTCCTCTATCATTCATTCCGCCGGATACTGTTACGCAAACTCGAATACGGCCCTGCGAGACATGAAGATGAGCTGTCTGGAGAACATATTCCTTTCAACCTCGCGCTGGGGTATCCGCATCCGACGATCAGGCAGGAGCGGATGGATGAGCTGCATACCCGGCTGGATGTGTTGCAGACCGCACTCACCAACCGGCAGCGGGAAGCCGTTTTTCTCCGGTATTATGAAGAGCTTTCCAATGAAGAAGTAGCGGAGATTATGCACATGAACAGGCATAGCATGCATAGGTTTATCTATCATGCGCTCGAATGCCTGCGTGGCCAGCTGCGTGATTTTACTTTGCTGTTGATCCTTTATGCGTTGAAGCGTTGA
- a CDS encoding AraC family transcriptional regulator, with the protein MNWVFTNNVGEVIYTEKENPDMAGAVGTELTDISGTVSNPVWQVSSRQLQLPGIQIGDYQINVREDVNIHTYGLTPRPGLFFLQQGTITSKLHEQESTCHFSGGQHAILYNPFAAERSLLKQQQHLHVFVVTFDPEYFLRLAEDSGPVMYQMAAGISGQRATHLHRYGLAITPRMNEIIADIKSCPYRDGLRKLFIQAKITELLTLQCAQIGADERTAVSKFRLSAGDLSRIYMARDIIVEDIQHPPSLTTLTRMSGLNEFKLKAGFKSVFSTTVFGYLNDHRLLLAKKWIARGDKALSEIAYDCGYSSLAHFSNAFKKKFGASPIKFRG; encoded by the coding sequence ATGAACTGGGTGTTCACAAACAATGTGGGGGAAGTTATTTATACAGAGAAAGAAAATCCGGATATGGCGGGTGCTGTTGGTACGGAATTGACAGATATTTCGGGTACGGTTAGTAACCCCGTCTGGCAGGTTAGCAGCAGGCAGCTGCAACTACCGGGCATCCAGATTGGGGATTACCAGATCAATGTACGGGAAGATGTCAACATCCATACATATGGCCTTACTCCCAGGCCAGGCCTGTTTTTCCTGCAGCAAGGCACTATTACGTCGAAGCTGCACGAGCAGGAAAGCACTTGTCATTTTTCGGGCGGGCAACATGCCATATTGTACAACCCCTTTGCAGCGGAGCGTTCCCTGTTGAAGCAGCAACAGCATCTCCATGTATTTGTGGTTACCTTCGACCCGGAATATTTTCTCCGGCTGGCGGAAGACAGCGGCCCGGTTATGTACCAAATGGCAGCGGGCATCTCGGGGCAGCGGGCCACGCACCTTCACCGCTATGGCCTTGCTATTACCCCCAGGATGAATGAGATCATTGCCGACATTAAATCGTGCCCTTACCGCGACGGGCTCAGGAAACTGTTCATCCAGGCGAAGATCACGGAATTGCTGACACTGCAGTGCGCTCAGATTGGCGCCGACGAGCGTACTGCTGTCAGTAAGTTCCGGTTGTCTGCCGGGGATTTATCCAGGATCTATATGGCAAGGGACATCATTGTGGAAGACATCCAGCATCCGCCTTCACTCACTACGTTAACAAGAATGAGCGGACTCAATGAATTCAAGCTAAAAGCCGGTTTCAAATCGGTTTTTTCTACCACGGTTTTTGGATATCTGAATGATCACCGTTTGCTGCTGGCGAAGAAATGGATCGCCCGGGGCGACAAAGCGCTCTCTGAAATAGCCTATGATTGCGGCTACTCCTCGCTGGCTCATTTCAGTAATGCTTTTAAGAAAAAATTCGGGGCTAGTCCTATTAAATTCAGGGGGTAA
- a CDS encoding carboxymuconolactone decarboxylase family protein — protein MKNRFLMNEVDTNAYSAMLGLEKYLAQTGIAFLHKELIKIRASQLNGCAYCIDKHIKDARAHGETEQRVYLLNAWRESPQFSEEERIILQMTEEITFIHREGLTDTTYDRAVQQFGLKGTAELIMAINIINAWNRIGISSRRIPGQ, from the coding sequence ATGAAGAATAGATTCCTGATGAACGAAGTAGACACGAACGCTTATTCCGCTATGCTTGGCTTAGAGAAATACCTGGCGCAAACCGGCATTGCATTCCTGCATAAGGAACTGATAAAAATCAGGGCTTCCCAACTCAATGGCTGCGCGTACTGCATCGACAAACATATTAAAGATGCACGTGCGCACGGCGAAACAGAACAACGGGTTTACCTGCTAAATGCCTGGCGCGAATCACCTCAGTTCAGCGAAGAAGAAAGAATCATCCTTCAAATGACGGAAGAAATCACTTTCATACACCGAGAAGGACTCACCGATACCACTTACGACAGAGCAGTACAGCAGTTCGGGTTGAAAGGAACCGCAGAACTGATCATGGCTATTAATATTATTAACGCCTGGAACCGGATCGGGATCAGCTCCCGCCGCATACCAGGGCAATAA
- a CDS encoding PLP-dependent aminotransferase family protein produces MLPFKTLIQIDKNGKLPVYQQVANRLVGLIQEGLLKPGLYLPGSRVLAEQLMLHRKTVIAAYDELISQDWLVAVPRKGVMVAVNLPDIKPRSFSAGASPYNTSAAFSFRAVSSVQTPAAAAGTLVINDGFPDARIAPLNAWVRECRAVIDSPRYHRSLMYGSGTGTETLRREMQRYLSDTRGLRISVSNLMITRGAQMAIYLAASLIIKPGDEVIVGSPDYFLADLCFEQLGARLQRVPVDEEGIDVDAVEQLCSTRKIKMLYLIPHHHHPTTVTLSAARRMKLLEIIRRHKLPVIEDDYDYDFHYNSAPILPLASADHGGNVIYIGSFTKSLGLSVRIGFMVATPDFIEQATGLRKLMDIRGDNLSELALANLLADGTIERHLKKSNKVYKERRDLLCTQLTTRLGKAVQFTIPSGGMALWLRFAKKYPLAKIAAKAQSMGLHMSNGAQYCYGSAAQNGLRFGFASLNAREIHAVVNILEQLTTGS; encoded by the coding sequence ATGCTGCCATTCAAAACCCTGATACAAATCGATAAAAACGGTAAGCTGCCGGTATACCAGCAGGTTGCTAACCGGCTGGTAGGGCTGATCCAGGAGGGATTATTGAAGCCCGGACTGTATTTACCGGGCAGCCGGGTGCTGGCCGAACAGCTGATGTTGCATCGCAAAACGGTGATTGCGGCCTACGATGAACTCATCAGCCAGGACTGGCTGGTGGCTGTTCCCCGGAAAGGGGTGATGGTAGCCGTTAACCTGCCTGATATCAAGCCGCGGTCGTTCAGTGCAGGGGCTTCGCCGTATAATACGTCGGCAGCGTTTTCATTCCGGGCCGTATCATCTGTTCAGACGCCCGCAGCTGCTGCGGGAACGCTGGTCATCAACGACGGCTTTCCTGATGCGAGGATTGCGCCTCTGAACGCCTGGGTGAGGGAATGCAGGGCGGTGATCGACAGCCCGCGCTATCACCGCTCACTGATGTACGGTTCGGGTACAGGAACGGAAACGCTGCGCCGGGAAATGCAGCGTTACCTGTCGGATACCCGGGGGCTGCGGATAAGTGTCAGCAACCTGATGATCACCCGCGGAGCGCAGATGGCTATATACCTTGCCGCTTCACTGATCATTAAACCTGGTGATGAAGTAATTGTTGGGAGTCCTGATTATTTTTTGGCGGACCTTTGTTTTGAGCAATTGGGGGCCAGGTTGCAGCGTGTGCCGGTAGATGAAGAAGGGATTGATGTAGATGCCGTTGAACAGCTATGCAGTACCCGCAAAATAAAGATGCTCTATCTTATTCCGCATCATCATCATCCTACCACCGTTACCCTCAGTGCAGCGCGCAGAATGAAGCTGCTGGAGATTATTCGCCGGCACAAACTGCCGGTGATAGAAGATGACTACGACTATGATTTTCACTACAACTCGGCGCCCATATTACCGCTGGCCAGTGCAGATCATGGGGGGAATGTTATCTATATAGGCTCTTTTACCAAATCGCTGGGGCTTTCGGTGCGTATCGGATTCATGGTGGCAACACCTGATTTCATAGAACAGGCCACCGGGCTGCGTAAATTAATGGATATCCGGGGTGATAATCTTTCAGAGCTGGCCCTGGCTAATCTGCTGGCGGATGGTACTATTGAACGGCATCTTAAAAAATCGAATAAGGTATATAAAGAGAGACGTGATTTGCTTTGTACCCAATTAACAACGCGCCTCGGGAAGGCGGTGCAGTTCACTATACCTTCAGGAGGCATGGCGTTATGGCTGCGCTTTGCAAAGAAGTATCCCCTGGCGAAAATCGCTGCGAAAGCTCAAAGTATGGGATTGCACATGAGCAACGGAGCGCAATACTGTTACGGTAGTGCTGCTCAGAATGGGCTGCGTTTCGGGTTCGCCTCGCTTAACGCCAGAGAGATACATGCAGTGGTAAATATATTAGAGCAGCTAACTACCGGTAGTTAG
- a CDS encoding RagB/SusD family nutrient uptake outer membrane protein: MKKLLLYISIITVLTGTGSCKKFLETLPDNRTVITNPTQVTQLLTTAYPHATYMLFCEALSDNVEDKGNSGTGIDPQTFLVNTQSFKYQDPQDISADSPIAYWDSCYAAIAVANQALTYCNGPDSANYSAQKGEALLCRAYAHFMLVTLYAKAYDPATAGSDPGVPYMTAVNKSVFGKFDRSTVAAAYAHIESDLLTGLPLLQDKVYGDAPKFHFTLQAAHAFAARFYLFKRDFAKVVEHSTAVFGSANPAGLIRNQVKFYAMSYDDMTVYYNNSSNPANILLQEAPGSKYPNNYYSYRYGIGSQLNAALFFSQNVTGGSYAMNVYGAGPQYFNFPKFRRDVNIMSLFSMDEVLLNRAEANIRLKNYDAAIADLNTWVGNNVSNYDPARHNVTADKMTNFYGATLDISMLLTTLDFKRATYMQEGLRWLDILRLNIPVTHTGSPNFSTTLVAGDKRRLLQLPPEAVNDGMTLNPR, from the coding sequence ATGAAAAAACTATTGCTATATATAAGCATCATAACGGTCCTGACCGGAACGGGCAGTTGTAAGAAATTCCTCGAAACCCTGCCTGACAACCGCACGGTTATCACCAATCCCACACAGGTAACGCAGCTGCTCACCACGGCATATCCGCATGCTACGTATATGCTTTTCTGTGAGGCCCTGAGCGACAATGTGGAAGATAAAGGCAACTCCGGAACAGGCATAGATCCGCAGACGTTCCTTGTCAATACCCAATCTTTCAAATACCAGGATCCTCAGGATATCTCCGCGGATTCTCCCATCGCCTACTGGGATTCCTGCTATGCAGCCATAGCGGTGGCTAATCAGGCACTTACCTATTGCAACGGGCCTGATTCAGCGAATTACTCCGCACAGAAAGGCGAGGCGTTGCTTTGCCGCGCTTACGCACATTTTATGCTGGTAACGCTTTACGCAAAAGCCTACGACCCGGCAACGGCAGGCAGCGATCCCGGTGTGCCTTATATGACTGCAGTAAATAAATCCGTGTTCGGCAAATTCGACCGGAGCACCGTAGCAGCTGCGTATGCGCATATTGAAAGCGACCTGCTGACAGGCTTGCCGCTTCTGCAGGATAAAGTGTACGGCGACGCACCTAAGTTCCATTTCACCCTACAGGCGGCACATGCTTTTGCCGCCAGGTTTTACCTGTTCAAAAGAGACTTCGCCAAAGTGGTGGAACATAGCACCGCAGTTTTTGGCAGCGCCAATCCGGCAGGACTGATCCGCAACCAGGTAAAATTTTATGCGATGTCGTACGACGATATGACCGTTTACTACAACAACTCCTCCAACCCCGCCAACATCCTGTTGCAGGAAGCCCCGGGCAGCAAATATCCGAACAACTATTACAGCTATCGCTATGGCATCGGCTCCCAGCTGAACGCTGCGTTATTCTTTTCTCAGAACGTAACGGGCGGCAGCTACGCCATGAACGTCTATGGCGCCGGACCTCAGTATTTCAACTTTCCGAAATTCAGAAGAGACGTGAACATCATGTCGCTGTTCAGTATGGATGAAGTACTGCTCAACAGAGCGGAGGCCAATATCCGTTTGAAGAACTACGACGCAGCGATCGCTGATCTGAATACCTGGGTAGGCAACAATGTCAGCAACTACGATCCGGCAAGGCATAATGTAACAGCGGACAAGATGACGAACTTTTACGGCGCCACCCTGGACATCTCCATGCTGCTGACGACCCTCGATTTCAAAAGGGCCACCTATATGCAGGAAGGACTCAGATGGCTGGATATCTTGCGGCTTAACATCCCGGTTACACATACAGGATCTCCCAATTTCAGTACTACCCTGGTGGCCGGAGATAAAAGACGATTGCTGCAACTGCCTCCTGAAGCCGTGAACGACGGCATGACGCTCAATCCCAGATAA
- a CDS encoding SusC/RagA family TonB-linked outer membrane protein, whose amino-acid sequence MKLLSLALIGLTLQLSARDPIEKLPPEVYRQNIKTGPIHGVVRNAKGEAVSGASVKVRGSAKGAITATSGAFELDVQAGTALTVSAIGYKSREVPAADNMIIVLTEEVKELEGVVVTGFQSIDRNKFAGSAVTLKAENVKIAGVTDVSRMLEGRAAGVSVQNVSGSFGAAPKLRIRGATSISGENKPLWVVDGVVLEDIVNVSNEQLTSGNIQTLLGSAVAGLNADDIETIDILKDAAATALYGARAMNGVVVITTKKGKSGKPIVSYTGNFGVQLKPSYRNYDIMNSADQMSVYAELERKELLQYSQLINQATSGIYGKLGRLLQTPDADGKFAVLNTREGRQEWLMRYANANTDWFDVLFRNSLTQEHSISISSGSDKSQLYLSTSFYNDQGWTIADKVKRYTVNIRANYTPNSKLSYGVLVNGNVRQQRAPGTEDRQTDDKTGMYKRDFDINPFFYALNTSRALTAYDQKGQLEYFTRNYAPFNILDETRNNYTDVSVMDLKLQGNLGYRFNSHFNYEFIGAIRYAKTTSEHNVNENSNEANAYRANGTAIINGNNPFLYKNPDLPNDPAVVVLPYGGFYKRSDVELKNYTFRNQFNYNQVFNDERHQVTALVGQEVKYADRQTAANTGVGYQYNTGGTPFIDYLFIKKMTENNNAYYGMSREYDRFTAFYASGSYTYQKKYTLNATGRVDGSNRLGSSSKARWLPTWTVAGNWNVAEESFLKDANAVSHMYLKASYGLNASTGSATNTTPILRSFITNRPYLVDQQTAILLQALENADLTWEKKYELDLGTDMGFFNERLGFTFDYYRRRSFDLIGLIKTSGVGGQVNQFANYANMKSNGVDVMLTGKLIAHKNMDLTSTLVFSYNNTLITNARNNPILTDLIGEGGGSLQGYPVRGLFSLQNAGLNPANGVAQFINDTGTVSSAVYLKSHNVQYLRYEGPSDPTITGGWSNSFRYKNFTLMALVTYQAGNKIRLTPVYSTDYSDFNSLPNEFKGRWSLPGDEKKTNIPSIADIYTQTNLTNNTAFPYSNYNFSHDRVADGSFVRLKSVALTYQLPGAMATRFGLKGASLTATGNNLWLIYSAERLHGQDPEFYNTGGVALPVNKQVTFSLRVSL is encoded by the coding sequence ATGAAGCTACTATCACTCGCCTTGATTGGTCTTACCCTGCAGCTAAGCGCAAGAGACCCTATTGAAAAGTTGCCCCCGGAAGTTTACCGGCAGAATATAAAAACGGGCCCCATACATGGCGTTGTCCGGAATGCTAAAGGAGAAGCGGTATCCGGCGCTTCTGTGAAAGTAAGAGGCAGTGCCAAAGGAGCTATTACAGCTACTTCCGGCGCCTTTGAACTGGATGTGCAGGCAGGCACCGCGCTGACGGTATCCGCCATCGGATACAAATCCCGGGAAGTACCGGCAGCCGATAATATGATCATCGTACTCACAGAAGAGGTGAAGGAGCTGGAAGGTGTGGTGGTAACCGGGTTCCAGAGCATCGACCGTAACAAATTTGCCGGTTCGGCAGTTACGCTCAAAGCAGAGAACGTAAAGATCGCCGGTGTCACAGACGTCAGCCGTATGCTGGAAGGCCGGGCTGCCGGAGTGAGCGTACAGAATGTATCGGGGTCATTTGGCGCAGCTCCCAAATTGCGTATCCGTGGCGCCACTTCTATCTCCGGCGAAAACAAACCACTGTGGGTGGTAGATGGCGTGGTACTGGAAGATATCGTTAACGTATCCAACGAACAACTCACCAGCGGTAATATCCAGACGCTGCTCGGATCGGCAGTGGCCGGCCTCAATGCAGACGATATCGAAACCATCGATATCCTGAAAGATGCGGCTGCTACCGCGTTGTATGGCGCCAGGGCCATGAACGGCGTAGTAGTTATCACTACCAAGAAAGGGAAAAGCGGTAAACCAATCGTGTCCTATACCGGCAATTTCGGCGTACAGCTGAAACCCTCTTACCGCAATTACGATATCATGAACTCGGCCGATCAGATGTCTGTTTACGCCGAACTGGAACGGAAAGAATTACTACAGTATTCCCAGCTGATCAACCAGGCTACCTCCGGTATCTATGGTAAACTGGGCCGCCTCCTGCAAACCCCTGACGCCGACGGCAAATTTGCCGTACTCAATACCCGGGAAGGCCGGCAGGAATGGCTGATGAGATACGCCAACGCCAATACCGACTGGTTCGATGTCCTGTTCCGCAACTCGCTTACACAGGAACATTCTATCAGCATTTCTTCCGGATCGGACAAATCCCAACTCTATCTATCTACCAGCTTTTATAATGATCAGGGCTGGACTATCGCCGACAAAGTAAAACGGTACACCGTAAACATAAGGGCTAACTATACTCCCAACAGCAAACTCTCCTACGGCGTACTGGTAAATGGCAACGTAAGGCAGCAGCGGGCGCCCGGAACGGAAGACCGGCAAACAGACGATAAAACGGGGATGTATAAACGGGATTTTGATATCAACCCGTTCTTCTATGCACTCAATACCAGCAGGGCCCTGACCGCCTACGATCAGAAAGGCCAGCTGGAATACTTTACCCGCAACTACGCCCCCTTTAATATCCTCGACGAAACGCGGAACAACTATACCGACGTTAGTGTAATGGATCTCAAACTACAGGGCAACCTGGGCTACCGGTTTAATTCACACTTCAACTATGAATTCATCGGGGCGATCCGTTATGCCAAAACTACTTCCGAACATAACGTTAACGAAAACTCCAATGAAGCCAATGCGTACCGTGCAAATGGTACGGCTATCATCAATGGCAACAATCCGTTCCTGTATAAGAATCCCGACCTTCCCAATGATCCGGCAGTGGTAGTGCTCCCCTATGGAGGCTTCTACAAACGCAGCGATGTGGAACTGAAAAACTATACCTTCCGCAACCAGTTTAACTATAACCAGGTGTTTAACGACGAACGGCACCAGGTTACTGCACTGGTAGGACAGGAAGTGAAGTACGCCGACAGGCAAACAGCCGCCAATACCGGCGTTGGTTATCAGTATAATACCGGTGGTACGCCGTTTATCGATTACCTGTTCATTAAAAAAATGACAGAGAATAATAACGCTTATTACGGCATGAGCAGGGAATACGATCGCTTCACCGCCTTCTATGCGAGCGGCAGCTATACCTACCAAAAGAAATATACCCTGAATGCTACAGGCAGGGTGGATGGTTCCAACCGCCTGGGTAGTTCCTCGAAAGCCCGCTGGCTGCCCACCTGGACAGTAGCCGGCAACTGGAATGTGGCGGAAGAAAGCTTCCTGAAAGATGCCAACGCCGTTAGTCATATGTATCTCAAAGCCAGCTACGGCCTGAATGCCAGCACCGGAAGCGCTACCAACACTACCCCTATATTAAGATCCTTTATCACCAACCGCCCCTATCTGGTAGATCAGCAAACAGCTATACTGTTGCAGGCACTGGAAAATGCAGACCTGACCTGGGAAAAGAAGTATGAACTGGACCTGGGCACAGATATGGGATTCTTTAACGAACGGCTTGGATTTACGTTCGACTACTACCGCCGCCGAAGCTTTGACCTGATAGGCCTGATCAAAACCTCCGGTGTAGGCGGACAGGTGAACCAGTTTGCCAATTACGCGAATATGAAATCCAACGGGGTGGATGTGATGCTGACCGGTAAGCTGATTGCCCATAAGAATATGGACCTGACCAGTACCCTTGTCTTCAGTTACAATAATACACTTATTACCAATGCCAGGAATAATCCCATCCTTACGGATCTGATTGGCGAAGGCGGCGGATCATTGCAGGGCTATCCTGTAAGAGGGCTTTTCTCTCTGCAGAATGCCGGCCTGAATCCTGCCAACGGCGTTGCTCAATTTATCAATGATACCGGTACCGTGTCTTCAGCAGTATATCTGAAAAGTCATAATGTACAATACCTGAGATACGAAGGCCCCTCCGATCCTACTATCACGGGCGGATGGAGTAACAGCTTCCGTTACAAAAACTTTACGCTGATGGCGCTGGTGACTTATCAGGCAGGTAATAAAATAAGGCTTACACCGGTTTATAGTACTGATTATTCAGATTTCAATTCCCTTCCGAATGAGTTTAAGGGGAGATGGAGTTTACCGGGAGATGAGAAGAAAACAAATATCCCCTCCATTGCGGATATCTATACCCAGACTAATCTGACCAACAATACGGCGTTCCCGTACAGCAATTACAACTTCTCCCATGACCGGGTGGCAGATGGCAGTTTTGTACGGCTAAAATCCGTTGCCCTCACCTACCAGCTTCCCGGCGCCATGGCTACCCGTTTTGGGCTGAAAGGGGCTTCGCTGACAGCTACCGGTAATAATCTCTGGTTGATTTATTCCGCAGAAAGACTGCACGGCCAGGATCCTGAATTCTATAATACAGGTGGTGTAGCCCTGCCCGTGAATAAGCAGGTTACTTTTTCACTGAGGGTTAGTCTTTAA
- a CDS encoding DUF4302 domain-containing protein, translating into MKNIRIYLLCVSIVLAACSRKSDLNIDGQPTDVRIANALAAYQQKLTDAPYGWILTEYTNGIAVNGGVTRPGPKSIFTFYMTFGKDEQVSMISDFNNTTTNTFGKSGYRVKAVQRPTLIFDTYSYVHYPCDPDASISGSPYGDGFGWGTDFEFSFADSVGASQLGDTIRLTGNLNNCTATLVKATQAQQQSFTTSGFSSLNALKKILTYFKRVTAGGVTFEITPGIGNRTFNIAYQGQTAPVNVPVQFLGQDLVFGTPLNIGGQTVKSLNALIWNDAAGNISATLNGSAAATISPAIAPLVFDRTIAASFYQEGFNNPWISPKGFLVNGVDDAYDIRHLPYPGETFYAFVFFPGRVSGGGGRYYDILSPFFIGGNNNYPYIFAGGVSFTRVIQGRLVPRMLFGGDPIQNPPGLLATNQIFATGQTDPSYSGLTYGFYIIKKEINGVYDMVTAGDATGWMTWQHQ; encoded by the coding sequence ATGAAAAATATACGGATATATCTTTTGTGCGTCAGTATCGTTCTTGCTGCCTGCAGCAGGAAATCTGATCTGAACATCGATGGCCAGCCTACCGATGTCAGGATAGCTAACGCATTGGCGGCCTATCAGCAAAAGCTGACAGATGCACCTTATGGCTGGATACTGACAGAGTATACCAACGGTATCGCCGTCAACGGAGGCGTTACACGCCCGGGGCCTAAGTCGATATTTACCTTTTATATGACTTTCGGTAAAGACGAACAGGTATCCATGATATCAGACTTCAACAATACCACCACCAATACTTTCGGCAAATCGGGCTACCGCGTCAAAGCAGTACAGCGCCCCACACTGATCTTCGATACCTACAGTTATGTGCACTATCCCTGTGATCCTGATGCATCCATTTCCGGTTCACCATATGGCGATGGCTTCGGCTGGGGTACTGATTTTGAATTTTCTTTTGCCGATAGCGTCGGCGCCTCCCAGCTGGGAGATACGATCCGCCTGACAGGCAATTTGAATAATTGCACAGCCACACTGGTAAAAGCTACGCAGGCGCAGCAGCAGTCTTTCACTACCAGTGGATTCAGCTCGCTCAACGCGCTTAAAAAGATACTCACCTATTTCAAGCGCGTAACTGCGGGCGGTGTTACATTTGAAATAACACCCGGAATAGGCAACAGAACCTTTAATATCGCTTACCAGGGGCAAACAGCGCCGGTGAATGTTCCTGTGCAGTTCCTGGGGCAGGATCTCGTATTCGGTACTCCGCTTAACATAGGCGGCCAAACCGTGAAAAGCCTGAACGCCCTCATCTGGAATGATGCTGCGGGGAATATATCCGCGACGCTTAATGGCAGTGCAGCTGCCACCATTTCTCCGGCTATTGCACCACTGGTGTTCGACAGAACCATTGCAGCCAGCTTCTACCAGGAAGGATTCAATAATCCCTGGATTTCTCCAAAAGGTTTTCTCGTGAACGGTGTTGATGATGCCTATGATATACGTCATCTGCCCTACCCCGGTGAAACATTCTATGCTTTCGTGTTTTTCCCCGGAAGAGTTTCCGGCGGTGGAGGAAGATACTATGACATTCTGTCTCCGTTCTTCATCGGTGGCAATAATAACTATCCCTACATATTCGCTGGAGGCGTATCATTCACCAGGGTGATACAAGGCAGGCTGGTGCCCAGAATGTTGTTCGGCGGTGACCCTATACAAAACCCACCCGGATTGCTGGCCACCAATCAAATATTCGCCACCGGCCAAACGGATCCTTCCTACAGTGGCCTCACCTATGGTTTCTATATTATTAAAAAAGAAATCAACGGCGTCTATGATATGGTCACCGCCGGCGATGCCACAGGTTGGATGACGTGGCAACATCAATAG